In one Brevibacillus choshinensis genomic region, the following are encoded:
- a CDS encoding sigma-54 interaction domain-containing protein, translated as MIGLKHKLPALTELMQSNLFICQVEELENIDPVQNKTVFVKAEKNWRVAHSSHLTSENRTDLSRLPWATTLAIPHDTTLAKTIGYLTSYDRLLILDETGQPAGYVERNTVLPSIFESYEVLEAYFETMIKTMDASISVIDEEAKIMVWTEGAERIFSLKSKEVLGHPITDYFPLEMLETLKSLHNGQSLYRHQHQPREDLVVLINTNPIYLHDKIIGAVAAETDITSQVRLNQELLNANKKVNHLQQEMAKMSPSSDPFQQIKGSSLAIRQIKAMIQKLSATQATVLILGESGVGKELFAKAVHDVREGANAPFVAINCGAISPTLFESELFGYEKGAFSGADQKGKKGMIELARGGTLFLDEVGEMPLDMQVKLLRVLQEKKYYPVGGTKQIEADFRIVAATNKNLEELVREGRFREDLFYRLNVVTMKIPPLRERIEDTIELAHFFLYEFSLRYNRPIHAISQNVMQNLLQYDWPGNIRELRNAIERLVVFATDGMVKEEDLPYSLQSQPKPSSIELPDDLISLQEELEAHERRVILRAIELENGNKQAAAKRLGISRATLYNKLNK; from the coding sequence ATGATTGGGTTGAAACACAAGCTACCCGCATTGACCGAGCTCATGCAGTCGAATCTGTTCATTTGCCAAGTGGAAGAGCTAGAGAACATAGATCCTGTACAGAACAAAACCGTTTTCGTAAAAGCAGAAAAAAACTGGCGTGTCGCCCATTCCTCCCATTTGACCAGCGAAAACCGAACAGACCTCTCCCGTTTGCCTTGGGCAACGACACTGGCTATTCCACATGACACGACGCTCGCCAAGACGATTGGTTACCTGACGTCATATGATCGCCTCCTCATCTTGGATGAGACAGGCCAGCCAGCTGGTTATGTGGAACGGAACACGGTTTTGCCATCCATCTTTGAATCCTATGAAGTACTCGAAGCTTACTTTGAGACGATGATCAAAACGATGGACGCTTCTATTTCCGTCATCGATGAGGAAGCGAAGATCATGGTCTGGACGGAGGGTGCGGAACGCATTTTTTCCTTAAAAAGCAAAGAAGTTCTCGGACATCCCATCACCGATTACTTCCCACTCGAAATGCTAGAGACACTCAAGTCTCTCCATAACGGGCAATCCCTCTATCGCCACCAGCATCAACCGCGTGAAGATCTCGTCGTGTTGATCAATACCAATCCGATCTACCTGCATGACAAAATCATCGGCGCCGTTGCGGCGGAGACAGATATTACGAGCCAGGTTCGGCTCAATCAGGAGTTGCTCAACGCTAACAAAAAGGTGAACCATCTACAGCAAGAAATGGCCAAGATGAGTCCATCCTCCGACCCCTTTCAGCAAATCAAAGGAAGTAGTCTAGCAATCCGGCAAATCAAAGCAATGATCCAAAAGCTCAGCGCCACACAAGCCACCGTCCTGATTCTAGGAGAAAGTGGTGTCGGCAAAGAGCTGTTCGCAAAAGCCGTGCACGATGTTCGCGAAGGAGCTAACGCCCCGTTTGTCGCCATCAACTGCGGCGCAATTTCCCCTACATTGTTCGAAAGTGAGCTGTTTGGCTACGAGAAAGGAGCTTTTTCCGGTGCTGATCAAAAAGGGAAAAAAGGGATGATTGAACTGGCACGAGGTGGCACTCTGTTCCTCGATGAGGTCGGAGAAATGCCGCTCGATATGCAAGTAAAGCTGCTCCGAGTCCTACAGGAGAAAAAGTACTACCCAGTGGGAGGAACCAAGCAGATTGAGGCAGACTTCCGGATTGTGGCAGCCACCAATAAAAACCTTGAGGAACTGGTAAGGGAAGGGAGATTTCGGGAGGATCTGTTCTACCGCCTGAATGTCGTCACCATGAAAATCCCGCCATTGCGTGAACGCATCGAGGACACGATCGAACTGGCGCATTTTTTCCTCTATGAGTTTTCTTTACGCTATAATCGTCCCATTCATGCCATCTCACAAAATGTGATGCAAAACCTGTTGCAGTACGATTGGCCAGGTAACATTCGCGAGCTGAGGAATGCGATTGAGCGTCTGGTTGTCTTTGCTACGGATGGAATGGTGAAGGAGGAAGATTTGCCGTATTCGCTGCAAAGTCAGCCCAAGCCCTCGTCCATCGAGTTGCCAGATGATCTGATCTCGTTGCAGGAAGAACTGGAAGCTCATGAGCGGCGTGTGATCCTGCGGGCAATCGAGCTGGAAAACGGAAATAAGCAGGCGGCAGCCAAGCGGCTAGGTATTTCTCGTGCTACTCTTTATAACAAGTTGAACAAATGA
- a CDS encoding dihydrodipicolinate synthase family protein — MTRFAGVYVAIVTPFTSDYEVDYKRLTELCDWLIQEGVDGLVPSGSLGEYATMTAEERAKVINTVIAAAKGRVPVVVGSAAPSTRQAVEWVQFSKDAGAAGVMALPPINYKPLLPEVFAHYEALNTVGLPIIAYNNPHDYKIDLTPDILAELSKLENVVAVKEFSGDVRRMQDILAQTDLEVMIGVDDLVMEGALIGATGWIAGVPNALPKEGVEIFRLARAGKLEEAQALYRRLLPLFHFDASPQLVQSIKYMMELADFPVGPTRPPRLPLPEDYYAGIKKAFDYAVGTAAGK, encoded by the coding sequence ATGACAAGATTTGCAGGAGTTTACGTGGCGATCGTCACACCTTTTACGAGCGATTATGAGGTAGATTACAAACGTCTCACCGAGCTGTGCGACTGGCTAATTCAAGAAGGGGTAGATGGACTCGTACCGTCAGGCTCTCTCGGAGAATACGCCACGATGACAGCTGAAGAGCGGGCAAAAGTAATCAACACAGTCATTGCTGCAGCAAAAGGGCGTGTACCAGTCGTCGTCGGCTCGGCAGCTCCATCCACGCGTCAAGCCGTAGAGTGGGTGCAGTTCTCCAAGGACGCAGGCGCTGCAGGTGTAATGGCTTTGCCGCCGATCAACTACAAGCCGCTCTTGCCTGAGGTGTTTGCCCACTATGAAGCGCTCAATACAGTAGGCTTGCCGATCATTGCCTACAACAACCCGCACGATTACAAGATCGACCTGACGCCAGACATCTTGGCCGAGCTGTCCAAGCTGGAAAACGTGGTCGCAGTCAAGGAGTTCTCCGGAGACGTGCGCCGCATGCAGGATATCCTCGCACAGACGGACCTAGAAGTCATGATCGGTGTGGATGACTTGGTCATGGAAGGTGCACTGATCGGCGCGACTGGCTGGATCGCAGGTGTACCGAATGCCTTGCCGAAAGAAGGAGTCGAAATCTTCCGTCTGGCACGCGCTGGCAAGCTGGAAGAAGCGCAAGCTCTCTACCGTCGTCTTCTGCCACTGTTCCACTTCGACGCGAGCCCACAATTGGTTCAGTCGATTAAGTACATGATGGAGCTGGCAGACTTCCCGGTCGGACCTACTCGCCCACCACGTCTCCCATTGCCAGAAGACTACTATGCTGGCATCAAAAAAGCGTTTGACTACGCAGTCGGCACAGCAGCTGGGAAATAA
- a CDS encoding 4-hydroxyproline epimerase yields the protein MKASRVFSTVDTHTGGNPTRTVISGLPKLEGQTMAEKMLHMKEEYDWIRTLLMYEPRGHDVMSGALIVEPCHPDADVGVIYIETGGYLPMCGHDTIGLCTTLVENGLIPVTEPITKVKLDTPAGLVEVEIQVEAGKAREVSFRNIPAFLYQTDVTVEVEGLGQVTCDIAYGGNFYAITDARKLGLELVPAHASAIVDTAVRIRKAINHSLEVVHPDKPFIRGLTHVEFYTAPSHPDADVKNTVVVPPGGIDRSPCGTGTSAKLATLFAKGEIGLGDPFVHESIVGSLFTGKVLEVTEEGGLPAVVTQIAGSAWLMGKHTIFYNPEDELATGFLLIPPSTDH from the coding sequence ATGAAAGCGAGCCGGGTATTTTCTACCGTCGATACACATACCGGCGGAAATCCGACGAGAACCGTCATCAGCGGCCTGCCCAAGCTCGAAGGCCAAACGATGGCAGAAAAAATGCTGCACATGAAAGAAGAGTACGACTGGATTCGCACCCTGCTGATGTATGAGCCGCGCGGACATGACGTGATGTCAGGTGCCTTGATCGTCGAGCCCTGCCACCCTGACGCAGACGTGGGTGTCATCTACATCGAGACTGGCGGGTACTTGCCGATGTGCGGACACGATACGATTGGCTTGTGTACGACGCTTGTCGAGAACGGGTTGATTCCCGTAACCGAGCCGATTACCAAGGTCAAGCTGGATACACCTGCCGGACTCGTAGAAGTAGAGATCCAGGTCGAGGCTGGCAAGGCTCGTGAAGTGTCCTTCCGCAACATTCCCGCGTTTCTCTACCAAACAGATGTGACGGTAGAGGTTGAGGGCTTGGGACAGGTCACGTGCGATATTGCGTACGGCGGCAATTTTTACGCCATCACGGATGCGCGTAAGCTCGGCTTGGAGCTCGTCCCTGCGCATGCGTCTGCCATCGTCGATACCGCTGTGCGCATTCGCAAAGCTATCAATCATTCGCTTGAGGTCGTTCACCCGGATAAGCCGTTCATTCGTGGTTTGACCCATGTGGAATTTTATACGGCCCCCAGTCATCCGGATGCTGACGTGAAAAACACGGTAGTTGTACCACCAGGAGGGATTGACCGCTCTCCCTGCGGAACAGGGACGTCAGCAAAGTTGGCAACCTTGTTTGCCAAAGGAGAAATTGGTCTCGGCGATCCGTTTGTGCATGAAAGCATCGTCGGTTCTCTGTTTACGGGCAAAGTGCTCGAGGTGACAGAAGAGGGTGGTCTGCCTGCAGTGGTGACACAGATCGCAGGATCCGCCTGGTTGATGGGCAAGCATACGATTTTTTACAACCCGGAAGACGAGCTGGCGACAGGATTTCTACTTATCCCGCCGTCTACCGATCATTAA
- a CDS encoding NAD(P)/FAD-dependent oxidoreductase: MTERTQSHAEIAVIGGGIIGGAIAYYAAKSGLDVVVLERGELASGTSSRCDGNILAIDKDPGFDSQMSLKSQMLVDQLSRELDHSFEYRAPGSILVCESDEEMEAAQEWVRRQKEAGLPFRMLDRSDIKQESPYFADDLLGGLECATDSTVNPYMLTFALFEGAKKHGARIRQRTEVKSLRRDEATGTFHLETSAGSMTAKQVVNAAGVWAPVVGQMVGVDIPIHPRKGHLIVASRQMPVGVRKVMEFGYLISKFGGRRQVDEETEKYGVALVFEPTESQNFLIGSSRQFVGFDTKVDLNVVRCMARRALRFYPKIADFAIIRTYCGLRPWTEDHLPIISRVEEVPGYFIAAGHEGDGISLAAVTGKVISEMLRGESDTIIPLDPLRHDRFSNKGVLHR, from the coding sequence ATGACGGAACGTACCCAATCCCATGCCGAAATCGCAGTAATCGGAGGAGGCATCATCGGGGGAGCGATCGCCTATTACGCTGCCAAGTCTGGCCTCGATGTAGTGGTTCTGGAACGGGGGGAGCTGGCTTCGGGGACATCCTCCCGCTGCGACGGTAACATTCTAGCGATCGATAAAGATCCTGGTTTTGACAGCCAGATGTCGCTGAAAAGCCAAATGCTCGTCGACCAGCTCAGCCGCGAGCTGGATCACTCGTTCGAGTACCGCGCACCGGGGAGTATTCTCGTCTGCGAGTCGGATGAGGAGATGGAAGCAGCCCAAGAATGGGTGAGACGCCAAAAGGAAGCGGGGCTACCGTTTCGAATGCTGGATCGATCGGATATCAAGCAAGAGTCCCCTTACTTTGCAGACGATCTGTTAGGCGGTCTTGAATGCGCGACTGACTCTACCGTCAATCCGTACATGCTCACGTTTGCTTTGTTTGAAGGGGCCAAAAAACACGGCGCACGGATCAGGCAGCGTACAGAGGTGAAGTCGCTGCGACGTGATGAAGCGACCGGTACCTTTCATCTGGAGACGAGTGCAGGAAGCATGACGGCAAAGCAAGTAGTCAACGCTGCTGGCGTATGGGCACCCGTCGTAGGACAAATGGTCGGGGTGGATATTCCGATTCATCCGCGAAAAGGCCATTTGATCGTCGCTTCCAGACAGATGCCTGTCGGGGTGCGAAAGGTGATGGAATTCGGGTACTTGATTTCCAAATTCGGCGGCAGGCGCCAGGTAGACGAGGAGACGGAAAAGTACGGCGTAGCTCTGGTATTTGAACCGACGGAGAGTCAAAATTTCCTGATCGGCTCGAGTCGTCAGTTCGTAGGCTTTGATACCAAGGTCGATCTGAATGTCGTGCGCTGCATGGCGAGGCGAGCCTTGCGTTTTTACCCGAAGATCGCTGATTTTGCGATCATCCGCACCTACTGTGGGCTGAGACCGTGGACAGAGGATCACCTGCCGATCATTTCCCGCGTAGAGGAAGTCCCAGGCTACTTCATTGCGGCTGGGCATGAAGGGGATGGCATTAGTCTGGCAGCAGTGACAGGGAAAGTCATTTCAGAAATGCTGCGTGGGGAGAGCGACACGATCATCCCGCTCGATCCTTTGCGCCATGACCGATTTTCTAACAAAGGGGTGTTGCATCGATGA
- a CDS encoding aldehyde dehydrogenase family protein has product MQSKNWIGGEWITPAGSEVTVVNPSRTTEQVGVVHFSDRSHVFAAEQAAREAQKKWANMTGAARGEMLYQMAAVLEAHADELARLASQEMGKQIGEMRGEVARGVSLLRYYAGEGMRSNGNVIPSADTNVLQYTRRVPLGVVAVITPWNFPVAIPIWKIAPALICGNAVIWKPAENGSLTATRLVELFAETKLPAGVLNLVIGRGREVGTALTEEAAVDAVSFTGSSATGRQIAIACAGRNIKYQTEMGGKNAAIVLADADLDKTVPILLSGAFKSAGQKCTATSRIIVEKGIYQQLAERLQSAMSACMVGDALDPSAYLGPVASVEQYEKVSKYVGMASEQAALVAQSPALAIAEQGYFIRPMIVEGVGASHALVQEEVFGPLAVMLAAEDFAEAVELCNQTVYGLSASLFTRDLASAHRFLDVSQAGMVRVNQETAGVEYQAPFGGMKLSSSHTREQGQAALDFYSEVKTCAIKYAW; this is encoded by the coding sequence ATGCAGAGCAAAAACTGGATTGGCGGCGAGTGGATCACACCTGCTGGCAGTGAAGTGACAGTGGTGAATCCGTCGCGTACGACAGAACAAGTCGGGGTGGTGCATTTTTCTGATCGTTCCCACGTCTTTGCTGCAGAACAAGCGGCTCGTGAGGCACAGAAAAAGTGGGCAAACATGACAGGCGCCGCTCGCGGAGAGATGTTATATCAAATGGCTGCCGTTCTCGAAGCGCATGCAGATGAGCTTGCACGATTGGCGAGTCAGGAGATGGGCAAGCAGATCGGCGAAATGCGGGGAGAGGTGGCACGAGGTGTCAGCCTGCTACGTTATTACGCAGGAGAAGGCATGCGCTCAAATGGCAATGTCATTCCCTCCGCTGATACCAACGTCTTGCAGTACACTCGCCGTGTGCCACTTGGTGTCGTAGCTGTTATTACACCTTGGAATTTTCCAGTGGCGATTCCGATCTGGAAAATCGCTCCGGCGCTGATTTGCGGCAATGCGGTGATCTGGAAGCCAGCAGAAAATGGCTCCTTGACGGCTACAAGGCTGGTGGAGTTGTTCGCCGAAACGAAGCTTCCCGCTGGCGTGTTGAATCTGGTGATTGGACGTGGCCGAGAAGTCGGTACGGCGCTTACAGAGGAAGCCGCTGTTGATGCGGTCAGCTTTACTGGCTCATCCGCTACCGGCAGACAGATCGCCATCGCTTGCGCTGGTCGCAATATCAAATATCAGACGGAAATGGGCGGTAAAAATGCAGCGATCGTTCTGGCTGATGCTGACCTAGATAAAACAGTGCCGATCCTCTTGAGCGGTGCGTTTAAGTCAGCTGGGCAAAAATGTACAGCCACCAGTCGGATCATTGTAGAGAAAGGCATCTATCAACAACTTGCAGAGCGCCTGCAAAGCGCGATGTCCGCGTGCATGGTAGGTGATGCTCTCGATCCTTCAGCATATCTGGGTCCTGTCGCCTCGGTGGAGCAATACGAAAAGGTGAGCAAGTACGTGGGGATGGCAAGTGAGCAGGCTGCCTTGGTAGCGCAAAGTCCTGCTCTGGCGATTGCAGAACAAGGCTACTTTATCCGCCCGATGATTGTCGAGGGAGTCGGAGCCTCACATGCTCTGGTGCAGGAGGAGGTCTTCGGTCCATTAGCTGTCATGCTCGCAGCAGAAGACTTTGCAGAGGCAGTTGAACTGTGCAATCAGACGGTGTACGGATTGAGTGCGTCGTTGTTCACCCGTGATCTGGCGAGCGCCCACCGCTTTCTGGACGTGTCGCAGGCGGGAATGGTCAGGGTCAATCAGGAGACGGCAGGCGTCGAGTACCAGGCGCCGTTTGGCGGTATGAAGTTGTCCAGCTCCCACACCCGAGAGCAGGGACAGGCGGCTTTGGACTTTTACAGCGAGGTCAAGACGTGCGCGATCAAATACGCTTGGTAG